The following proteins are co-located in the Dyadobacter chenwenxiniae genome:
- a CDS encoding Gfo/Idh/MocA family protein yields MEQNRRDFLKASGLFAGGAMLNPVRGYGFNSAVDETIKVALIGCGGRGTGAAAQALSTTQNVQIVAMADAFKDRLDESYKNLTAKKYKNAAGTVVDTKLKVDVPEDRKFVGFDAFKKAIALKDVDVVILATPPGFRPSHFEEAVKNNKHIFMEKPVATDAPGIRKVLEVAEEAKKKKLNVVVGLQRHYQANYLAAIKRIHDGAIGDIVGGQVYWVGSSPWMKERQPNQTEMEYQMRNWYYFNWLCGDHISEQHVHNIDVANWVKKGYPVSIQGTGGRTVRTGKAYGEIFDHHTLDLVYADGTTISSQCRQFEGTWNKVDEAFVGTKGRIDSFDGKKTILKDYKGGVIYQHDDKGDKNPYQVEHDELFAAIAKGEYKFADAENGAKSTMTAIMGRMATYSGKMIKWDEAFNSDINLFPDKLAWDASPKILPGPDGLYPVAVPGKTQVI; encoded by the coding sequence ATGGAACAAAATAGACGTGATTTTCTAAAAGCATCGGGCTTGTTTGCTGGCGGTGCAATGCTGAATCCGGTCCGCGGATACGGCTTTAACAGTGCGGTGGACGAGACGATTAAAGTCGCTCTTATTGGTTGTGGCGGAAGAGGAACAGGTGCTGCCGCGCAGGCGTTGAGCACTACGCAGAATGTGCAGATCGTTGCGATGGCGGATGCTTTTAAAGACCGTCTGGATGAATCATACAAAAACCTGACTGCCAAGAAATACAAGAATGCGGCAGGAACGGTGGTAGACACGAAACTGAAAGTGGATGTGCCTGAGGACCGCAAGTTCGTAGGATTTGATGCATTCAAAAAAGCCATCGCTTTGAAAGACGTGGATGTTGTGATCCTGGCAACACCTCCGGGCTTCCGTCCTTCGCATTTTGAAGAGGCCGTGAAAAATAACAAGCATATTTTCATGGAAAAACCGGTTGCTACGGATGCGCCGGGGATTCGTAAAGTGCTTGAAGTAGCCGAAGAAGCTAAGAAAAAGAAGCTTAATGTTGTTGTAGGTCTGCAACGCCATTATCAGGCTAATTACCTGGCTGCCATCAAGCGCATTCATGATGGAGCAATTGGCGATATAGTAGGCGGACAAGTTTACTGGGTTGGTAGCAGCCCCTGGATGAAAGAGCGCCAGCCAAACCAGACTGAAATGGAATATCAAATGAGAAACTGGTATTATTTCAACTGGCTTTGCGGTGACCACATTTCAGAGCAGCACGTGCACAACATTGACGTGGCTAACTGGGTGAAAAAAGGTTATCCTGTTTCAATTCAGGGAACCGGCGGTCGCACAGTTCGTACTGGAAAGGCTTATGGAGAGATTTTCGATCACCATACATTGGATCTTGTTTACGCTGACGGAACCACTATTTCAAGCCAATGCCGCCAGTTTGAAGGCACCTGGAATAAAGTGGATGAGGCTTTTGTAGGAACAAAAGGACGCATTGATAGCTTTGATGGCAAGAAAACCATATTGAAAGACTACAAAGGCGGCGTAATTTACCAGCACGACGATAAAGGTGATAAAAACCCATATCAGGTTGAACACGACGAACTGTTTGCTGCTATCGCGAAAGGCGAGTACAAATTCGCTGATGCTGAAAACGGTGCAAAAAGCACAATGACAGCCATTATGGGTCGTATGGCCACATATTCAGGCAAGATGATTAAATGGGATGAGGCGTTCAATTCAGATATCAATCTGTTCCCGGACAAATTGGCCTGGGATGCTTCTCCAAAAATCCTTCCAGGTCCAGACGGACTTTATCCGGTTGCGGTTCCTGGTAAGACACAGGTTATTTAA
- a CDS encoding gamma carbonic anhydrase family protein, translated as MPYIKSVRGFDPTFGENCWLAENATVVGDVVMGSHCTVWFNAVVRGDVNSIRIGDYSNIQDGAVIHCTYQRFATTIGSYVSVAHNAIVHGCTIEDHVLIGMGAIVMDGAVIGTGSIVAAGAIVTQGTKVPPGTIYAGNPAKYLKDVSTELNAAIDRTANNYITYSGWFREEEGK; from the coding sequence ATGCCATATATAAAATCTGTGCGAGGCTTCGATCCCACATTTGGGGAAAATTGCTGGCTCGCCGAAAATGCAACGGTGGTCGGGGATGTAGTAATGGGCAGCCATTGTACGGTTTGGTTCAATGCGGTGGTTAGGGGCGATGTGAACAGCATTCGCATTGGAGATTATTCCAATATCCAGGATGGTGCTGTAATTCACTGTACTTACCAGCGGTTTGCAACCACGATTGGCAGTTATGTGTCCGTTGCGCATAATGCAATTGTGCACGGCTGCACGATCGAAGATCACGTGCTCATAGGCATGGGCGCCATTGTGATGGACGGGGCTGTGATCGGGACCGGCTCCATTGTAGCGGCTGGCGCCATTGTCACACAGGGAACAAAAGTCCCACCGGGGACAATTTACGCCGGTAACCCGGCAAAATATCTGAAAGATGTTTCAACTGAGCTGAACGCGGCTATTGACAGAACAGCCAATAATTACATTACTTATTCAGGCTGGTTTCGCGAAGAGGAAGGAAAATGA
- a CDS encoding ABC-F family ATP-binding cassette domain-containing protein — MNYLSAENIAKSFGDQWLFKNINFGISRGDKVALIGTNGTGKTTFLNILTGKIPADEGEVSIRKDIRVGYLDQSPAFDESLTVLDVIFSSNNPVAQVVKRYEHAIETDNHDELSEVMEDMDKFNAWDFEYRTKEILGRLGIHHTENLFGTLSGGQRKRVAMAKVLLEDPDLLILDEPTNHLDLDTVEWLENYLNTSNTTLLVVTHDRYFLDTVCNQMLELDHGSAYPYKGNYTYFLEKKAEREEMEAAGIDKARNLMRKELDWIRRQPKARGTKAKYRVDAFEELKEKASQKKFDTQMELNVRTSRLGSKIIELENVSKGFGERQLIKNFEYTFRKGDRIGIVGQNGMGKSTLLNMITGELMPDKGQIVKGETVQFGYYKQSDLVFNENQRVIDIVKDVAEVVQLGTGETVTVGHLLQAFLFSPSKQYDFISKLSGGEKRRLQLLLILIKQPNFLILDEPTNDLDIASLNVLEEFLLNFPGCLVIVSHDRYFLDRLVQHIFVFEGEGKISDFPGNYTELREYQDEQEAEKKASGSNGNAGKSNTTHVIQPVKETVTPLAATPAAPATPKRKLSYKEQKEMEQLEADIAKMEEQKGVLVKKLNDGGSHAELAQWSKQIEELTESQADKEMRWLELSENA, encoded by the coding sequence ATGAATTACCTTTCAGCAGAAAATATAGCAAAGTCATTTGGCGATCAATGGCTTTTTAAAAACATCAATTTTGGAATCAGCAGGGGCGATAAGGTTGCGCTCATCGGAACGAATGGAACGGGCAAGACCACTTTCCTGAACATTCTAACGGGTAAAATTCCGGCGGACGAAGGAGAAGTAAGCATTCGCAAAGACATTCGGGTGGGTTATCTGGATCAAAGCCCGGCTTTTGATGAAAGCCTTACGGTCCTTGATGTGATTTTTTCTTCCAATAATCCTGTCGCACAAGTTGTTAAGCGCTACGAGCATGCCATTGAAACCGATAACCACGACGAGCTTTCGGAGGTGATGGAAGATATGGACAAGTTTAATGCCTGGGATTTTGAATACAGGACCAAAGAAATCCTGGGACGCCTGGGCATTCACCACACTGAAAACCTTTTTGGAACATTGTCAGGAGGCCAGCGCAAGCGGGTTGCTATGGCGAAGGTTTTGCTGGAAGATCCTGATTTGCTAATCCTGGATGAACCAACCAACCATTTGGATCTGGACACGGTTGAATGGCTTGAAAATTACCTGAATACGTCCAATACGACTCTTTTAGTAGTTACCCACGACCGGTATTTCCTCGACACGGTTTGTAATCAAATGCTCGAACTGGATCATGGCTCGGCTTATCCTTATAAAGGAAATTACACTTACTTCCTGGAAAAAAAGGCTGAAAGGGAAGAAATGGAAGCTGCCGGCATTGATAAAGCTCGAAACTTAATGCGTAAGGAGCTCGACTGGATCCGCCGACAACCTAAGGCACGCGGAACAAAAGCGAAATATCGTGTCGATGCATTTGAAGAATTGAAGGAAAAGGCAAGCCAGAAGAAGTTTGACACACAAATGGAATTGAATGTCCGGACTTCGAGGCTGGGCAGCAAGATCATCGAGTTGGAAAATGTAAGCAAAGGTTTTGGAGAGAGGCAGTTGATCAAAAACTTTGAATATACATTCAGAAAGGGCGACCGCATTGGCATTGTCGGCCAAAATGGGATGGGCAAGTCGACGCTCCTGAATATGATTACGGGTGAATTAATGCCTGATAAAGGTCAGATCGTAAAAGGCGAAACGGTTCAGTTTGGTTACTATAAGCAGTCAGACCTTGTTTTCAATGAGAACCAGCGGGTGATTGATATTGTAAAGGATGTTGCAGAAGTGGTGCAATTGGGGACCGGCGAGACGGTTACGGTTGGGCATTTGTTACAGGCTTTCCTGTTTTCGCCTTCCAAACAATATGATTTTATTTCCAAACTAAGCGGCGGAGAGAAACGGAGGTTGCAGTTGCTTCTGATATTGATCAAGCAACCCAACTTCCTGATCCTCGATGAGCCAACGAATGATCTCGACATTGCAAGTTTGAATGTTCTGGAAGAGTTCTTATTGAATTTTCCTGGCTGTCTGGTGATCGTTTCCCACGATAGATATTTCCTCGACAGGCTCGTTCAGCACATTTTTGTATTTGAAGGAGAAGGTAAGATCAGCGATTTTCCAGGAAATTATACCGAGCTCCGTGAGTATCAGGATGAACAGGAAGCAGAGAAAAAGGCTTCCGGAAGCAATGGTAATGCGGGGAAAAGCAACACAACGCACGTTATTCAACCAGTTAAGGAAACAGTGACGCCCTTAGCGGCAACTCCTGCTGCGCCAGCCACACCAAAACGTAAGTTGAGCTATAAAGAGCAGAAGGAAATGGAGCAGCTTGAAGCCGACATTGCCAAAATGGAAGAACAGAAGGGTGTTTTAGTTAAAAAACTGAATGATGGCGGTTCACACGCAGAACTTGCTCAGTGGTCGAAGCAGATTGAGGAATTGACCGAAAGTCAGGCAGACAAGGAGATGCGTTGGCTTGAACTATCCGAAAATGCTTAA
- a CDS encoding YqgE/AlgH family protein, which translates to MPSAMKISKGSLLIAKPFLGDPNFERGVILMCEHNEQGSFGFVLNQITDLFLGDVLDETIYQDIALHLGGPVEKNTLHFIHRRPDLVTGGTEIMQNVFWGGDFDAVKMLLNLNTFRPEDIRFFIGYSGWSGGQLEEELKQDSWIVSSTNSDFLFTTPPENFWREILRNMGGEYRSIAHYPIDPRLN; encoded by the coding sequence ATGCCATCAGCCATGAAAATTTCAAAAGGAAGTCTTTTGATTGCTAAACCGTTTCTGGGGGATCCCAATTTTGAAAGAGGCGTTATATTGATGTGCGAACACAACGAGCAGGGCAGCTTCGGCTTTGTGCTCAACCAGATCACCGATCTCTTCCTGGGAGATGTGCTGGACGAAACCATTTATCAGGACATTGCGCTGCATCTGGGAGGACCAGTTGAAAAAAATACGCTTCATTTCATCCACAGGCGCCCCGACCTGGTAACCGGAGGGACGGAAATTATGCAAAATGTTTTTTGGGGAGGAGATTTTGATGCGGTGAAAATGCTTTTGAACTTAAACACCTTTCGTCCCGAAGATATCCGCTTCTTTATAGGGTATTCGGGATGGAGCGGCGGCCAGCTGGAAGAGGAATTGAAACAGGATTCATGGATTGTTTCAAGCACAAACTCGGATTTCCTTTTCACGACACCACCTGAAAATTTCTGGCGCGAGATCCTGCGCAATATGGGCGGCGAGTACCGGTCCATAGCCCATTATCCTATCGATCCGCGCCTGAATTAG
- a CDS encoding NADH-quinone oxidoreductase subunit J family protein yields MNSAISFFYFLSFLTVLSAVMVVVSRNPIHSVLYLILTFFTLSGHYILLNAQFLAAVNIIVYAGAIMVLFLFVIMFLNMKQDNEESKTNLTKIAATIVGGTVFVILFGAYRKSVIPAFDPQQFDSQIGMIENLGHLLFRDYLLPFELVSILLLVAMVGAVMLGKREIGERHF; encoded by the coding sequence ATGAATTCAGCTATTTCGTTTTTCTATTTTTTATCATTCCTGACTGTCCTCAGCGCAGTAATGGTGGTTGTTTCGCGCAACCCGATCCACAGCGTCCTTTATCTCATCCTGACGTTCTTTACGCTCTCGGGACATTATATTCTGCTCAATGCGCAGTTTCTGGCAGCGGTAAACATTATCGTTTACGCGGGTGCTATCATGGTTCTTTTCCTCTTTGTGATTATGTTCTTGAATATGAAACAGGATAATGAGGAATCTAAAACCAATCTGACCAAAATTGCTGCCACGATTGTAGGCGGAACCGTGTTTGTGATCCTGTTTGGCGCTTATCGCAAAAGCGTTATCCCTGCATTTGATCCGCAGCAGTTTGACTCTCAGATTGGGATGATTGAAAACCTGGGACACTTGCTTTTCCGCGATTATCTGCTTCCGTTTGAGCTGGTTTCAATTCTCCTTTTGGTAGCGATGGTGGGTGCGGTAATGTTGGGAAAAAGAGAAATTGGCGAGAGACATTTCTAA
- the gcvP gene encoding aminomethyl-transferring glycine dehydrogenase, which translates to MKINLRNQDKFENRHHGKDAQELQEMLSTIGAASLDELIDQTLPPAIRLQKPLNLPRPKTEQEFLQGIRKIASKNAVLKSYIGTGYYDTITPNVILRNILENPAWYTAYTPYQAEIAQGRLEMLLNFQTVITDLTGMEIANASLLDEATAAAEAMTMLYSLRPASRKKANTFFVSELCHPQTIDLVHTRAKPIGIDIIVGNHATVDLTDENLYGVLVQYPATNGEVIDYTDFIASAHEQGLSVAVAADLLALTLLKSPGEMGADVVVGSSQRFGVPMGYGGPHAAYFATKDSFKRHIPGRIIGVSVDTEGNRALRMALQTREQHIRREKATSNICTAQVLLAVIAGAYSVYHGPEGIKNIAARVHGLTKLFVDTIKQFHYEVVTEHYFDTVTVKTGLTRKLRETAVKWGINLKYNGEESVSVSFDEAKTFDDVISLLNVFAEVSGFQGEMVIDEELELDLPANLARTSEYLTHPVFNTHHTEHEMLRYLKSLENKDLSLVHSMISLGSCTMKLNATAEMIPLTWPEFGAIHPFAPTNQVGGYAQLVSELNIWLCEITGFAAMSFQPNSGAQGEYAGLMAIRAYHESRGDVHRNVALIPSSAHGTNPASAVMAGMKVVVTKCDERGNIDVADLRARAEQYKDELSCLMVTYPSTHGVYEESIIEICEMIHSFGGQVYMDGANMNAQVGLTSPATIGADVCHLNLHKTFCIPHGGGGPGVGPIGVAEHLMPFLPGHVNFSTQPEHLPAGEAGAVSAAPYGSASILTISYAYIAMMGEAGLTNATKYAILNANYIKERLSGHYDVLYTGTNGRCAHEMILDCRSFKAAGVEAEDLAKRLMDYGFHAPTLSFPVAGTLMIEPTESESKAELDRFCDTMIAIRNEIREIEEGTADRTDNVLKNAPHTSRILLSENWNRSYSREKAAFPLPHLRFNKFWPSVSRVDSAYGDRNLICSCIPVEAYSEVEAS; encoded by the coding sequence ATGAAAATTAATCTTCGGAACCAGGATAAATTTGAAAACCGTCACCACGGTAAAGATGCGCAGGAATTGCAGGAAATGCTGAGCACGATAGGAGCCGCATCATTGGATGAATTGATAGACCAGACGCTTCCTCCCGCCATCAGATTGCAAAAACCGTTGAACTTGCCCAGACCGAAAACCGAGCAGGAATTTTTGCAGGGCATAAGGAAAATAGCGAGTAAAAATGCTGTTTTGAAATCATACATCGGAACAGGTTACTATGACACCATTACACCTAATGTGATTCTTCGGAATATTCTGGAAAATCCGGCCTGGTATACTGCTTATACACCTTACCAAGCTGAAATTGCGCAGGGAAGACTTGAAATGTTGCTCAATTTCCAAACCGTCATTACGGATTTGACGGGCATGGAGATCGCAAATGCTTCCTTGCTCGATGAAGCAACTGCTGCCGCGGAGGCTATGACCATGCTTTACAGCCTGCGTCCCGCATCCAGGAAGAAAGCAAATACTTTTTTTGTCTCAGAACTTTGTCATCCACAAACCATTGATCTCGTTCACACCAGAGCAAAACCGATCGGCATTGACATTATAGTAGGAAACCACGCGACTGTCGATCTTACGGATGAAAACCTATACGGTGTGCTGGTTCAATATCCTGCCACCAATGGTGAGGTCATTGATTATACAGATTTCATCGCCTCTGCGCATGAGCAAGGCCTTTCAGTTGCCGTTGCGGCTGATCTGCTGGCATTGACATTGCTCAAATCGCCAGGTGAAATGGGCGCGGATGTAGTTGTGGGTTCTTCGCAGCGATTTGGTGTTCCGATGGGTTACGGCGGTCCGCATGCTGCTTATTTTGCAACAAAAGATTCATTTAAAAGACATATACCAGGCCGGATTATCGGTGTTTCTGTTGATACGGAAGGAAACCGCGCATTGCGGATGGCATTGCAGACGCGCGAGCAGCATATCCGCCGGGAAAAAGCAACTTCCAACATTTGCACCGCGCAGGTGCTTTTGGCTGTTATTGCAGGCGCTTACTCCGTTTACCACGGACCGGAAGGCATTAAGAACATTGCCGCCCGCGTTCACGGACTTACCAAGCTTTTTGTTGACACTATCAAACAATTCCATTATGAGGTCGTAACGGAACATTACTTTGATACTGTCACGGTTAAGACTGGCCTAACCAGAAAGCTGAGAGAAACGGCCGTGAAATGGGGCATTAACCTCAAATACAATGGTGAAGAAAGTGTTTCGGTCTCATTTGATGAAGCAAAAACATTTGATGATGTCATTTCACTTTTGAATGTGTTCGCCGAGGTTTCTGGTTTCCAGGGCGAAATGGTCATTGACGAGGAATTAGAGCTGGATCTGCCAGCAAACCTTGCCCGTACATCTGAATATTTGACGCATCCCGTTTTCAACACGCATCATACGGAGCACGAAATGCTGCGTTATCTGAAATCGCTTGAAAATAAAGACTTATCGTTAGTGCATTCCATGATTTCACTGGGCAGCTGCACGATGAAACTGAATGCAACCGCTGAGATGATCCCGTTAACTTGGCCGGAATTTGGCGCGATCCACCCGTTCGCACCGACTAACCAGGTTGGTGGTTACGCGCAGCTGGTAAGCGAGCTGAATATCTGGCTTTGCGAGATCACGGGATTTGCTGCGATGTCTTTCCAGCCTAATTCAGGCGCACAAGGCGAATATGCAGGGCTTATGGCCATTCGCGCTTACCATGAAAGCCGCGGTGATGTGCATCGGAATGTTGCATTGATCCCTTCATCTGCACACGGAACCAACCCTGCATCGGCTGTCATGGCGGGAATGAAAGTGGTGGTTACCAAATGTGATGAAAGAGGAAACATTGATGTAGCCGATTTAAGAGCAAGAGCTGAGCAATATAAAGATGAACTGTCCTGCTTAATGGTTACTTACCCTTCAACGCACGGTGTGTATGAAGAAAGCATCATTGAGATCTGTGAGATGATCCATTCATTTGGCGGACAGGTTTATATGGACGGTGCCAATATGAATGCACAGGTTGGGCTTACCAGTCCGGCAACCATCGGCGCGGACGTTTGTCATTTGAATCTGCACAAAACATTCTGCATTCCCCACGGAGGCGGCGGACCTGGCGTTGGGCCGATCGGTGTGGCGGAACATTTGATGCCTTTCCTTCCCGGTCACGTTAATTTCAGCACACAGCCTGAACATTTGCCAGCGGGTGAAGCAGGAGCCGTTTCTGCCGCGCCTTACGGAAGTGCAAGTATCCTGACGATTTCCTACGCTTACATTGCCATGATGGGAGAAGCAGGACTTACAAATGCAACCAAATACGCAATTCTGAATGCCAATTATATCAAAGAACGCCTGAGCGGACATTATGATGTGCTTTACACAGGCACGAACGGGCGTTGCGCGCACGAAATGATCCTGGATTGCCGGTCATTTAAGGCAGCCGGTGTAGAAGCCGAAGATCTTGCAAAACGTTTGATGGATTACGGATTCCACGCGCCTACATTGTCATTCCCTGTGGCAGGCACATTGATGATCGAGCCGACGGAATCTGAATCGAAGGCGGAACTGGATCGTTTTTGCGATACGATGATCGCGATTAGAAATGAAATTCGTGAAATTGAAGAAGGCACAGCAGACCGTACTGATAATGTGCTTAAAAATGCACCGCATACTTCGAGAATATTGTTAAGCGAAAATTGGAACAGATCTTACAGCCGAGAAAAAGCTGCGTTCCCATTGCCGCATTTGCGTTTCAACAAGTTCTGGCCAAGCGTAAGCCGCGTTGACAGCGCTTATGGTGACAGAAACCTGATCTGCTCTTGCATTCCGGTTGAAGCTTATTCAGAGGTTGAAGCAAGTTAA
- a CDS encoding formylglycine-generating enzyme family protein, whose product MSKQFLFLFSTVFICFNAVAQDANFKNYTQKIGGSPQVYDMVAIPGGEFLMGSPDSEKGRRPDEGPQHKVKIEPFWMGKTEVVWDIYDLYAFKNMEKEMAARHPDPDKSVQKTDASTRPSPPYVDMSFGMGRSGYPAINMTQYAAIHFCKWLYEKTGIFYRLPTEAEWEYACRAGSKTAYSFGADESKLDEYAWHRKNSDAAYKKIGLKKPNAFGLHDMHGNVMEWTLDQYIPDYYAKQPAGEKYAPVTELYPTAVRGGSWDDEPADLRSAARTASKAEWKILDPQLPKSEWWMTSASFVGFRVVRPVKQPSQEEINAYYSPKLIEDY is encoded by the coding sequence ATGTCCAAGCAATTTTTATTCCTATTCTCAACCGTTTTCATTTGTTTTAACGCAGTAGCACAAGACGCAAATTTTAAGAATTACACCCAAAAAATAGGAGGTAGCCCGCAAGTCTACGACATGGTCGCGATTCCCGGCGGCGAGTTCTTAATGGGAAGCCCGGATTCCGAAAAAGGTCGCAGACCGGATGAAGGCCCTCAGCACAAAGTAAAAATCGAGCCCTTCTGGATGGGCAAAACAGAAGTAGTTTGGGACATTTACGATCTCTATGCCTTCAAAAACATGGAAAAGGAAATGGCAGCACGCCACCCGGATCCTGACAAAAGCGTTCAGAAAACCGACGCAAGCACCCGCCCCAGCCCTCCCTATGTAGATATGTCGTTTGGTATGGGAAGATCCGGTTACCCGGCAATCAACATGACGCAGTATGCAGCGATTCATTTTTGCAAATGGCTTTATGAGAAAACAGGTATTTTTTACAGATTACCAACTGAGGCTGAGTGGGAATACGCTTGCCGGGCAGGGTCAAAAACCGCCTACTCATTTGGAGCTGACGAATCTAAACTGGATGAATACGCGTGGCATCGCAAAAATAGCGACGCCGCTTATAAAAAGATCGGTTTGAAAAAGCCAAATGCTTTCGGATTGCACGATATGCACGGAAATGTGATGGAATGGACATTGGATCAATACATTCCGGATTATTATGCCAAACAACCTGCGGGAGAAAAATATGCGCCGGTTACGGAGCTTTATCCAACAGCGGTACGTGGCGGTTCATGGGATGACGAGCCTGCCGACTTGCGCAGCGCAGCACGGACAGCGTCAAAAGCCGAATGGAAGATCCTGGATCCGCAGCTTCCTAAAAGCGAATGGTGGATGACAAGTGCATCGTTTGTTGGTTTCAGAGTGGTCAGACCGGTGAAACAACCTTCTCAGGAGGAAATTAATGCTTATTACAGCCCAAAATTGATTGAAGATTATTGA
- a CDS encoding DedA family protein produces the protein MNSITEFFQYILNSEELIRTGGLLVITFIVFAENGLFFAFFLPGDYLVFLAGVFCGTGILNVPIGVLLLCLFAAAVVGSLVGYIFGKYFGDMFENRPDSFFFKKKHIETTRKYFDKYGSRTLVISRFLPIVRTFAPILAGLVKMTLPAFMINNVAGGAIWIGTLTGGGYLFGERFPWIVDYVQYIILFFLAITTFTVIKGYLNARKEMG, from the coding sequence ATGAATTCAATCACCGAGTTTTTTCAATATATTCTTAATTCCGAAGAGTTGATCCGCACAGGCGGTCTGCTGGTCATTACGTTTATTGTTTTTGCTGAAAACGGCCTGTTCTTTGCATTTTTCCTGCCCGGCGATTACCTGGTTTTTCTGGCCGGCGTTTTCTGCGGGACGGGCATACTGAATGTTCCAATCGGGGTTTTGCTGTTGTGTTTATTTGCAGCCGCAGTAGTAGGCTCGCTGGTCGGATATATTTTTGGGAAATATTTCGGTGATATGTTCGAGAACCGGCCGGATTCTTTCTTTTTTAAGAAGAAACATATTGAGACCACGCGTAAATATTTTGATAAATACGGCAGCAGGACATTGGTTATCAGTCGTTTCCTGCCAATCGTTCGCACATTTGCACCCATTTTGGCTGGCCTCGTAAAAATGACGCTTCCTGCTTTTATGATCAACAATGTTGCAGGCGGCGCAATCTGGATTGGTACATTAACGGGCGGCGGTTATTTGTTCGGTGAGCGTTTCCCGTGGATCGTAGACTATGTGCAGTACATTATCCTTTTCTTCCTTGCGATCACCACATTTACCGTGATCAAAGGATATCTCAATGCCAGAAAGGAAATGGGCTGA
- a CDS encoding metallophosphoesterase, whose amino-acid sequence MNRTFVFIFLTFILFAIDWYVWQGLRFAIRNLAPLTQRWISGAYWVFTALTLGAYIMMQLLPPDYLKSTTRTFIVAFIAIPYLSKLLAVFLLFLDDIRRFFQWIASFFFPSAAPVSPGTGETTIPRSQFLATTAMVAGAGLMGTFAYGIISGAHDYRIRRVRIPLKNLPKAFDGIKIAQLSDIHSGSFFNKTAVKGGVEMLMKEKPDIAFFTGDLVNDRALEVREYIDIFNKVKAPLGVHSVLGNHDYGDYFQWPSIEAKTSNLADLRKAHQLLGWNLMLDENRAIRVDGEEIGLIGIQNWGAGNFAKYGNLEKAYQHTEDFPVKILLSHDPSHWQAQVLPKYKDIDLALAGHTHGMQFGVEIGGLKWSPVQYRYKQWAGLYTENDQHLYVNRGFGYLGYPGRVGILPEIAIIELVRA is encoded by the coding sequence ATGAACAGGACATTCGTTTTTATATTTTTAACATTCATACTTTTTGCAATTGATTGGTATGTGTGGCAGGGATTACGTTTTGCGATCCGGAATTTAGCGCCACTGACACAACGCTGGATCAGCGGAGCCTACTGGGTTTTTACTGCGCTTACATTAGGAGCTTACATTATGATGCAGCTTCTTCCGCCTGATTATCTCAAAAGCACCACGCGGACATTCATTGTCGCCTTCATTGCGATTCCTTATTTATCCAAGCTGCTGGCTGTTTTTCTGTTGTTCCTAGACGATATTCGCCGTTTTTTCCAATGGATAGCGAGCTTTTTCTTTCCATCCGCAGCACCAGTTTCCCCTGGAACCGGCGAGACGACCATTCCGCGTTCTCAATTTTTGGCAACGACGGCCATGGTTGCGGGCGCCGGGCTTATGGGCACATTTGCTTACGGCATAATCTCTGGCGCGCACGATTACCGCATTCGCCGCGTGCGCATTCCGCTTAAAAATCTGCCCAAAGCATTTGACGGGATCAAAATCGCGCAATTGTCTGACATTCACTCGGGAAGTTTTTTTAACAAAACCGCTGTAAAAGGTGGTGTTGAAATGTTGATGAAGGAAAAACCGGATATTGCATTTTTTACGGGTGACCTTGTGAATGACCGCGCGCTGGAAGTGCGTGAATACATTGACATTTTTAATAAAGTAAAAGCGCCGCTGGGCGTGCATTCGGTGTTGGGAAACCATGATTATGGTGATTATTTCCAATGGCCAAGCATTGAAGCCAAAACCAGCAACCTGGCAGATCTTAGAAAAGCGCATCAATTGCTGGGTTGGAATTTAATGCTGGATGAAAACCGTGCGATCCGTGTCGATGGCGAAGAAATCGGGCTTATCGGGATTCAAAACTGGGGCGCAGGTAATTTTGCCAAATACGGAAACCTGGAAAAAGCTTATCAGCATACGGAAGATTTTCCTGTCAAAATATTGCTCTCACATGATCCAAGCCATTGGCAAGCACAGGTTTTACCCAAATATAAGGACATTGATCTCGCATTGGCCGGGCATACGCATGGGATGCAGTTTGGTGTAGAGATTGGTGGCTTAAAATGGAGCCCTGTGCAATACAGATATAAGCAATGGGCAGGGTTATACACCGAAAATGACCAGCATTTATATGTTAACCGGGGTTTTGGGTATTTAGGTTATCCGGGTCGCGTGGGTATCTTGCCCGAAATTGCTATCATAGAGTTGGTTAGGGCGTAA